One Hippoglossus hippoglossus isolate fHipHip1 chromosome 5, fHipHip1.pri, whole genome shotgun sequence genomic window carries:
- the LOC117761720 gene encoding uncharacterized protein LOC117761720 yields the protein MSFTPNPDRDSLPLKKRDQRLSSLSHQQQECEAATFKAPYPYKSRNECKTKHTSPFQPLPRRVPALYQPWMQIHTSSTTRSKPQVRSAFKEHHGWAEWREFNPLHPGWDFPYHYQHQLPGTPAVHPHHPSRFSPISLVSEGFRHREGYNWEQLKTLRDKSFNAERQSNSRNKGPYVRRRDRKVEYFPRFERASPPSLSTCLPHPAHEDQHDLLHTPTNIVPQLVSEHSLRRVSCSDNSNSTYTSMKEDTSTLPSSEHASPSPDRFPWLLPHFVAGSLIELRDGRLRRVEHLQTEDFLLGSLACPDLRLSCCTVQSISPSAYNSSSSLSRLLILLHDQQTQELVDVYVEYPFFVRGQGWSSCSPQRTACLCGLQCRQLSVGDVCLALTPVSAPSQPSLSATLEPKTSRLKSERGCEPPKVSHPHVVPGPQWPSGEKKKEEVKTVRRRRYSAPELRGPGTNCMK from the exons ATGAGCTTCACACCAAACCCAGACAGGGACAGCCTCCCGCTGAAGAAGAGGGACCAAAGACTGAGCTCACTgtcacatcagcagcaggagtGTGAGGCAGCAACATTCAAGGCCCCTTATCCTTACAAGAGCCGCAATGAGTGTAAGACAAAACACACGAGCCCCTTCCAGCCGTTGCCGAGACGGGTCCCTGCTCTCTACCAGCCCTGGATGCAGATCCACACATCATCCACCACCAGGTCCAAGCCTCAGGTGCGGTCTGCCTTCAAGGAGCACCATGGCTGGGCAGAGTGGAGAGAGTTCAACCCCCTGCACCCTGGATGGGACTTCCCCTACCACTATCAGCACCAATTACCTGGCACACCTGCAGTCCATCCACACCACCCCTCTAGATTCAGCCCCATCTCCCTGGTGTCTGAGGGTTTCCGACACCGCGAAGGGTACAACTGGGAGCAGCTCAAGACATTAAGGGACAAGAGTTTCAATGCAGAGAGGCAAAGCAATAGCAGGAATAAAGGACCATAtgtgaggagaagagacaggaaAGTGGAGTATTTTCCCAGGTTTGAAAGAGCAAGTCCTCCATCGTTGAGCACTTGCCTACCTCACCCTGCTCACGAGGACCAACATGATTTGTTGCACACACCAACAAACATTGTCCCACAACTGGTTTCTGAACATTCCCTCAGAAGAGTTTCCTGCAGCGATAACTCAAACAGCACATATACCTCCATGAAAGAGGACACATCCACTCTGCCCTCTTCCGAACACGCGTCTCCTTCGCCTGACCGTTTCCCCTGGCTGCTCCCTCACTTTGTGGCCGGCTCTCTGATCGAGCTCAGAGACGGGCGGCTGAGACGGGTGGAGCACCTGCAGACGGAGGACTTCCTGCTGGGATCGCTGGCCTGCCCGGACCTGCGCCTGAGCTGCTGCACGGTGCAGAGCATCTCTCCTTCAGCCtacaactcctcctcctccctgtcgcGCCTCCTCATCCTGCTTCACGACCAACAGACGCAG GAGCTGGTGGACGTCTATGTGGAGTACCCGTTCTTTGTGCGTGGGCAGGGCTGGTCCTCCTGCAGCCCTCAGAGAACTGCCTGTCTCTGTGGCCTCCAGTGCCGCCAGCTGAGCGTGGGGGACGTCTGCCTGGCCCTCACTCCCGTCTCAGCTCCGTCTCAGCCATCACTGTCAGCCACACTGGAGCCAAAAACCTCACGCCTGAAGTCAGAGAGAGGGTGTGAGCCCCCCAAGGTGTCCCACCCACATGTTGTCCCAGGGCCACAGTGGCCAtcaggggagaagaagaaggaggaggtaAAGACAGTGCGGAGGAGACGTTATTCGGCCCCCGAGCTGAGAGGTCCAGGGACTAATTGCATGAAGTGA
- the si:ch211-253b8.5 gene encoding dysbindin, which yields MSSTSSNLHKKRLPSETERGQRLPDVDAAQQLKLKERQRFFEEVFQHDVDVYLSSAHLCIRDYKRPPIGSISSMEVNVDLLDQMELIDNSDQEALDVFFSSGGEDEGLTSPLPVQRNNNNNEEVNSNGLFRHVLEGLDAKSRMSSTSSNSSSESQTTNANGADTPVVGSEDEEIHTSTVRRRFPPPEKERM from the exons ATGAGCTCCACATCCTCCAACCTGCACAAAAAACGCCTGCCAT CGGAGACCGAGAGAGGCCAGAGGCTCCCAGATGTGGATGCGGCGCAGCAGCTCAAGCTGAAAGAGAGGCAGCGTTTCTTTGAGGAGGTCTTCCAGCATGATGTGGACGTCTACCTGTCCTCGGCACACCTGTGCATCAGAGACTACAAGAGAC CTCCCATTGGCAGCATCTCGTCTATGGAGGTGAATGTGGACTTGCTGGACCAGATGGAGCTGATTGACAACTCTGACCAGGAGGCTTTGGATGTCTTCTTCAGTTCTGGAGGAGAAGACGAAGGGCTGACGTCCCCACTGCCAG TCCAacgaaacaacaacaacaacgaggAAGTCAACAGTAATGGACTCTTTCGACACGTCCTTGAGGGCCTTGACGCCAAGTCCCGCATGTCCTCCACATCTTCAAACTCCTCCTCCGAAAGCCAGACCACCAATGCCAATGGTGCAGATACCCCTGTGGTCGGGTCCGAAGATGAAGAAATACACACCAGCACAGTGAGAAGGAGGTTCCCACCTCCAGAGAAAGAAAGGATGTAA